The following are encoded in a window of Paraburkholderia hospita genomic DNA:
- a CDS encoding (Fe-S)-binding protein gives MKERHYPAAARDVYLFATCLVDLFVPEAGLDAVKLLEREGLVVHFPQEQSCCGQPAYSSGNPEQARDVARAQLEIFSKPWPVIVPSGSCAGMMLHHWPKLFADDPAMAQKAQALSERVYELSEFLLRVLHIELPASTDEPDERVVLHTSCAARREMGTRVHGVELVDALPGVTRIEHERESECCGFGGTFSLKHPDISGAMVRDKVASACATGCERIVSADCGCLLNIGHAARHQGAPVEVEHIASFLWRRTQRADAKNKGSKA, from the coding sequence ATGAAGGAAAGGCACTATCCGGCGGCCGCACGCGATGTCTATCTGTTCGCGACTTGCCTCGTCGATCTGTTCGTCCCCGAAGCCGGGCTCGACGCGGTGAAGCTGCTCGAACGCGAAGGGCTGGTCGTGCACTTTCCTCAGGAGCAAAGCTGTTGCGGGCAACCCGCGTATAGCAGCGGAAATCCCGAACAGGCGCGTGACGTCGCGCGCGCCCAACTCGAGATCTTCTCCAAGCCCTGGCCTGTGATCGTGCCGTCCGGTTCGTGCGCGGGCATGATGCTCCATCACTGGCCAAAGCTCTTTGCCGACGATCCCGCGATGGCGCAAAAAGCGCAAGCGCTCAGCGAACGCGTGTACGAACTGAGCGAATTCCTGCTGCGCGTGCTGCACATCGAATTGCCTGCTTCCACCGATGAGCCGGACGAACGCGTCGTGCTGCACACGTCATGCGCGGCGCGGCGCGAAATGGGCACGCGCGTACATGGCGTCGAACTCGTCGATGCATTGCCGGGCGTCACACGCATCGAACACGAGCGCGAATCGGAATGCTGCGGTTTTGGCGGCACGTTTTCGCTGAAGCATCCCGACATTTCTGGCGCGATGGTGCGAGACAAGGTCGCATCCGCTTGCGCGACAGGCTGCGAGCGCATCGTTTCCGCCGACTGCGGTTGCCTGCTGAACATCGGACATGCGGCACGTCATCAAGGCGCGCCCGTCGAAGTCGAACATATCGCGAGTTTTCTGTGGCGGCGCACGCAACGCGCCGACGCGAAAAACAAGGGAAGCAAAGCATGA
- a CDS encoding LutC/YkgG family protein produces MNARERMLGRLRAAAPAQVSADDLKRLDQQIDLHYDSRRVALPTQALIESMQAALAASHAEVFRATERTWPALIAQRLLDANVKRLLLDTSRAEGAALKDVLPSSVATSNYDQPIENWKAELFDTVDAGFTVARSGLASTGTLIVAPDAGSPRTMSLVPPLHIALVYAHSLHADLHAAMRAEHWQAGMPTNLVMISGPSKTSDIQQTLAYGAHGPRELWVVIVEHQTDAAVATDGDAA; encoded by the coding sequence ATGAACGCACGCGAACGCATGCTCGGACGGTTGCGCGCCGCTGCGCCCGCTCAGGTTTCAGCCGACGACCTGAAACGCCTCGACCAACAGATCGACCTGCATTACGACAGCCGCCGCGTCGCGCTGCCGACGCAAGCCCTCATCGAATCGATGCAGGCGGCGCTCGCCGCCTCGCATGCCGAAGTGTTTCGCGCGACGGAGCGCACGTGGCCCGCGTTGATCGCACAACGTCTGCTCGACGCAAACGTGAAGCGCCTGCTGCTCGACACATCGCGCGCGGAAGGCGCTGCATTGAAGGATGTGTTGCCCTCTTCCGTGGCGACGAGCAACTACGATCAGCCGATCGAAAACTGGAAAGCCGAACTGTTCGACACCGTCGACGCCGGCTTCACGGTCGCGCGCTCAGGTCTCGCCTCGACGGGCACGTTGATCGTCGCGCCCGACGCGGGTTCGCCGCGCACGATGTCGCTCGTGCCGCCGCTGCATATCGCGCTCGTCTACGCGCATTCGTTGCACGCGGACCTGCACGCCGCGATGCGCGCGGAGCACTGGCAGGCGGGCATGCCGACCAATCTCGTGATGATCTCCGGACCGTCGAAGACTTCCGATATCCAGCAGACGCTCGCCTATGGCGCGCATGGCCCGCGCGAACTGTGGGTCGTGATCGTCGAACATCAAACCGACGCAGCCGTCGCTACGGATGGAGACGCAGCATGA
- a CDS encoding LutB/LldF family L-lactate oxidation iron-sulfur protein, translating into MNATPMHFVPSQDFKARARAALDDPKLRSSFRGAMDFLQTKRRTQFPDDDELQHLRDLGEAVRRHALSRLPDLLVQLEANLTARGVHVHWAETAADANAIIHGIVQSHDAKRVIKGKSMASEEIELNHYLEARGIDCIESDMGEYIVQLAHEKPSHIVMPAIHKTKADIAELFEQNIPDTRYTEDVDELIQTGRRALRRAFVDADIGLSGVNFAAADTGTLWLVENEGNGRLSTTVPDVHIAIMGMEKVVEKLSHVVPLSSLLTRSATGQAITTYFNLITGPRREGERDGPREMHVVLLDNGRTQAYADEQLRATLQCIRCGACMNHCPVYTRIGGHAYGTTYPGPIGKIISPHLLGLEETADLPTASSLCGACGEVCPVRIPIPELLVRLRTEANRNPDEVVAHPLRGQGAKFSREEQFVWRFWSGAFAHPRAYKVLRWAATRLRAFAPKNQMGWTRHREPLKPAARSLHDLMRERGQPE; encoded by the coding sequence ATGAACGCCACCCCGATGCACTTCGTGCCGTCGCAGGATTTCAAGGCGCGCGCCCGCGCCGCGCTCGACGACCCGAAACTGCGCAGCAGCTTTCGCGGCGCGATGGACTTTCTGCAAACGAAGCGCCGCACGCAGTTTCCCGACGACGACGAGTTGCAGCATCTGCGCGATCTCGGCGAAGCGGTGCGGCGTCATGCGCTGTCGCGCCTGCCCGATCTGCTCGTGCAGCTTGAAGCCAATCTCACGGCGCGCGGCGTCCACGTGCATTGGGCCGAAACAGCCGCTGACGCGAACGCGATCATCCACGGCATCGTGCAATCGCATGACGCGAAGCGCGTGATCAAGGGCAAGTCGATGGCGAGCGAGGAGATCGAGCTCAACCATTACCTCGAAGCGCGCGGCATCGACTGCATCGAATCGGATATGGGCGAGTACATCGTGCAGCTTGCGCACGAAAAACCCTCGCATATCGTGATGCCCGCGATCCACAAGACAAAGGCCGATATCGCCGAATTGTTCGAGCAGAACATACCCGACACACGCTATACGGAAGACGTCGACGAGCTGATCCAGACGGGACGGCGCGCGCTGCGCCGCGCATTCGTCGACGCCGATATCGGCCTGTCCGGCGTCAACTTCGCGGCAGCGGATACGGGCACGCTCTGGCTCGTCGAGAACGAAGGCAACGGACGCCTGTCGACCACCGTGCCCGACGTGCATATCGCGATCATGGGCATGGAGAAAGTGGTCGAGAAGCTGTCGCATGTCGTGCCGCTGTCTAGCCTCCTGACGCGCTCCGCCACGGGCCAGGCGATCACGACGTACTTCAATCTGATCACCGGGCCGCGCCGCGAAGGCGAGCGCGACGGTCCGCGTGAAATGCATGTGGTGCTGCTCGACAACGGCCGCACGCAGGCCTATGCGGACGAGCAACTGCGCGCGACATTGCAATGCATCCGCTGCGGCGCGTGCATGAACCATTGCCCCGTGTACACGCGTATCGGCGGACACGCGTATGGCACGACGTATCCGGGCCCGATCGGCAAGATCATTTCGCCGCATCTGCTCGGGCTCGAAGAAACGGCCGACCTGCCGACGGCATCGAGCCTGTGCGGCGCATGCGGTGAAGTCTGCCCGGTACGCATTCCAATTCCCGAACTGCTGGTGCGCCTGCGTACGGAAGCGAATCGCAATCCGGACGAAGTGGTCGCGCATCCGCTGCGCGGACAAGGCGCGAAGTTCAGCCGCGAGGAACAGTTCGTGTGGCGCTTCTGGAGCGGCGCGTTCGCGCATCCGCGCGCGTACAAGGTGTTGCGCTGGGCGGCGACGCGGCTGCGCGCATTCGCGCCGAAGAACCAGATGGGCTGGACCCGTCACCGCGAGCCGCTGAAACCAGCAGCGCGCAGCCTGCATGACCTGATGCGCGAGCGCGGCCAGCCCGAGTAA